In Prosthecochloris sp. GSB1, the following proteins share a genomic window:
- a CDS encoding sulfite exporter TauE/SafE family protein, with amino-acid sequence MMRKGIGGVWLALGTMVLLVLPLLVSDAAFAAPVPPVSGVAWWVWVIALFVFSFFLGIIAVIAGVGGGVLFVPIVSSFFPFHIDYVRAAGLLVALSGALSAGAPLLKKGLANLRLGLPMALLGSVSSIFGALVGLALPSSFIQLTLGIVIIGIALLMFMSKRSAVPETVEPDCFSQMLGISGIYHDATLRREVPWNIHRTALGSLLFVFIGFLGGMFGLGAGFANVPVFNLLMGVPLKVAVGTSGLVLSINGTAAVWVYLLKGAVLPLIAIPAIAGMMAGSRIGAWLLPRFHPKSIRIVVIIILAIAGVRSLLKGIGV; translated from the coding sequence ATGATGCGAAAAGGAATCGGCGGCGTCTGGCTTGCTCTGGGGACAATGGTTTTGCTGGTCTTGCCGCTGCTGGTTTCCGATGCCGCTTTCGCGGCCCCGGTGCCACCTGTCTCCGGAGTGGCCTGGTGGGTTTGGGTGATTGCGTTGTTCGTTTTTTCCTTCTTCCTCGGCATCATCGCTGTTATCGCCGGCGTAGGAGGTGGTGTGCTTTTCGTGCCTATCGTCAGCAGCTTCTTTCCCTTTCACATCGACTACGTGCGTGCGGCGGGGCTTCTGGTCGCACTCTCCGGAGCGCTTTCGGCCGGGGCGCCGCTCTTGAAGAAGGGGCTTGCCAATCTTCGCCTCGGTCTGCCGATGGCGCTGCTCGGTTCGGTCAGTTCCATTTTCGGCGCGCTGGTCGGCCTCGCGCTTCCCTCTTCGTTCATTCAACTCACGCTCGGCATTGTCATCATCGGTATTGCCCTGCTGATGTTCATGTCCAAGCGGTCGGCGGTTCCCGAAACCGTCGAGCCCGACTGTTTTTCCCAGATGCTCGGCATATCGGGCATCTATCATGACGCCACCCTGCGGCGGGAAGTGCCGTGGAACATTCACCGTACAGCCCTGGGGAGTCTCCTGTTCGTCTTTATCGGGTTTCTTGGGGGCATGTTCGGACTCGGAGCGGGTTTCGCCAACGTGCCGGTTTTCAACCTGCTGATGGGCGTTCCCCTGAAGGTCGCCGTCGGTACGAGCGGACTGGTGCTGTCGATCAACGGCACCGCCGCCGTCTGGGTCTATCTTCTCAAGGGGGCGGTGTTGCCGCTCATAGCCATCCCGGCTATAGCGGGCATGATGGCCGGTTCGCGCATAGGCGCCTGGCTCCTGCCGAGGTTTCACCCGAAATCCATCCGTATAGTGGTCATCATCATCCTCGCCATTGCCGGGGTTCGTTCACTTCTGAAAGGAATAGGGGTCTGA
- a CDS encoding DUF1634 domain-containing protein: MEKSRESFSAEVERTYAAVLERVSMVGIAAIAGAYLLYVLHALPLSVQVHDIAANWHLGADALVAKGLSPSGWSWVAGIGNADILSLAAIGLLTMTPVVCLAAASASFLSRKDYAYTIIGLLQILVLLVAISGVLTFHS, encoded by the coding sequence ATGGAGAAATCAAGGGAATCTTTTTCGGCTGAGGTCGAACGCACCTATGCAGCCGTGCTCGAACGGGTTTCGATGGTGGGTATCGCCGCAATCGCCGGGGCCTATCTTCTCTATGTGCTGCATGCCTTGCCTTTGTCGGTCCAGGTGCACGATATCGCCGCCAACTGGCATCTCGGCGCGGATGCGCTGGTCGCGAAAGGTCTTTCGCCTTCGGGATGGAGCTGGGTGGCGGGCATCGGCAATGCAGACATATTGAGTCTTGCCGCGATCGGGTTGCTTACAATGACCCCCGTTGTTTGTCTCGCAGCCGCATCGGCCTCGTTCCTGAGCCGAAAGGACTACGCCTATACCATCATCGGTCTCCTGCAGATCCTCGTGCTGCTCGTCGCCATCAGCGGAGTGTTAACCTTCCACTCCTGA
- a CDS encoding molybdopterin-dependent oxidoreductase, whose product MKSSHKPTVIEKAAEALHLIPDLHGEDENGRHEAVRGEHRSCPPPESWDHWVEYDSRSWPGRKSSEYMLVPTSCFNCEAGCGLLAYIDKKDLRIKKFTGNPYHPASRGRNCAKGPATINQIDDTDRILYPMKRVGPRGSGKWERVSWESALDDIASRMRKAIREGRNNEISYHVGRPGHEGFMDWVLKAWGVDGHNSHTNICSSGARFGYAVWQWYDRPSPDHSNAKFILLVSAHLEAGHYFNPHAQRIVEGRMKGARLAVLDPRLSNTASMSDYWMPSYPGSEPAVLLAMAKVIIDEGLYNRDYLENWVNWEQYLEAEYPDRARTFESFIEALREEYQDYTPEFAEQESGVPAGTVREVARQIGEAGERFSTHVWRSASSGNLGGWAVSRTLHFLNVLTGSVGTPGGTAPSAWNKFKPSFHTHPEPQKFWNPLHLPDEYPLAHYEMSFLLPHMLREGRGKLDVYFTRVFNPVWTYPDGFSWIEALEDESKIGLHIALTPTWSETAYFADYVLPMGHSAERHDLVSYETHAGKWIAFRQPVLRVALERLGTPVEFTWQANVGEVWEEDEFWLELSWRIDPDGSLGVRKHFESPYRPGKKITIDEYYRYIFEHTPNLPEAAAAEGLTPLQYMKKFGAFEVEQDVYNVHETPVDVDGADLDGSSRKIYKEGKPVGVQVAGRNCVGFPTPSRKQEFYSQTMIDWKWPEYKVPSYIKSHVHPEKIDRSNNEFALVPTFRLPVLIHSRSGNAKWLAEIAHRNPLWINADDAASMGIANGDLVRVNTDIGFHVNRAWVTESIRPGVVACSHHIGRWRRRQDAEGNRWATNVVSISRPEKGKWKMRVEESIAPYESSDPDSQRIFWSDGGVHQNITFPVHPDPVSGMHCWHQKVRLEKARPEDRYGDVFVDTERSYEVYREWVAMTRPAPGPDGLRRPMWLNRPLRPADETYYIGT is encoded by the coding sequence ATGAAGTCTTCGCATAAACCGACGGTAATAGAAAAAGCAGCAGAGGCCCTGCACCTGATCCCTGACCTGCACGGGGAAGACGAAAACGGCCGACATGAAGCCGTCAGGGGTGAACATCGCTCCTGCCCTCCCCCGGAGTCCTGGGATCACTGGGTCGAATACGATTCCAGAAGCTGGCCCGGTCGGAAGTCTTCAGAATACATGCTCGTGCCGACCTCCTGTTTCAATTGCGAGGCGGGATGCGGTCTTCTTGCCTACATCGACAAGAAGGACCTGCGGATAAAGAAGTTTACGGGCAACCCGTATCACCCGGCGAGCCGGGGCAGAAACTGCGCCAAGGGCCCCGCGACGATCAATCAGATCGACGATACCGACAGGATACTCTATCCCATGAAGCGCGTCGGTCCGAGAGGGAGCGGCAAGTGGGAGCGGGTAAGCTGGGAGAGCGCGCTCGACGACATCGCATCGAGAATGCGCAAGGCTATCCGGGAGGGGAGGAACAACGAGATTTCCTATCATGTAGGTCGTCCCGGTCACGAAGGCTTCATGGACTGGGTGTTGAAAGCGTGGGGCGTCGACGGCCACAACAGTCACACCAACATCTGTTCTTCGGGGGCGAGGTTCGGCTACGCCGTCTGGCAGTGGTACGACCGCCCGTCGCCCGATCACTCGAACGCGAAATTCATCCTGCTGGTCAGCGCCCACCTCGAGGCGGGTCATTATTTCAATCCGCATGCGCAGCGCATCGTCGAGGGACGGATGAAAGGGGCCAGGCTCGCCGTGCTCGATCCCCGTCTTTCGAATACTGCAAGCATGTCCGATTACTGGATGCCGAGCTATCCCGGCAGCGAACCGGCGGTCCTGCTCGCCATGGCGAAGGTGATCATCGACGAGGGGCTCTACAATCGCGACTATCTCGAGAACTGGGTCAATTGGGAGCAGTATCTCGAGGCGGAATACCCGGACAGGGCCCGGACCTTCGAATCCTTCATCGAGGCTCTCAGGGAAGAGTATCAGGACTATACACCCGAATTCGCCGAACAGGAGAGCGGCGTGCCCGCCGGCACCGTTCGCGAGGTCGCGCGCCAGATCGGCGAGGCGGGAGAACGATTCTCCACCCACGTCTGGAGGAGCGCCAGCAGCGGCAATCTTGGCGGCTGGGCCGTGTCGAGGACCCTGCATTTTCTCAATGTGCTGACCGGCAGCGTCGGCACGCCAGGCGGAACGGCGCCGAGCGCCTGGAACAAGTTCAAGCCGTCGTTCCATACCCATCCCGAGCCCCAGAAGTTCTGGAACCCGCTGCATCTTCCCGACGAATACCCCCTGGCCCATTACGAGATGAGCTTTCTCCTTCCGCACATGCTCAGGGAGGGGCGGGGAAAACTCGACGTCTACTTCACCAGGGTGTTCAACCCTGTCTGGACCTATCCCGACGGATTCTCCTGGATCGAGGCGCTGGAGGATGAATCGAAAATCGGTCTGCATATCGCGCTGACGCCGACATGGAGCGAGACGGCCTATTTCGCCGACTACGTGCTGCCGATGGGGCATTCGGCCGAGAGGCACGACCTCGTCAGCTACGAGACGCACGCCGGCAAGTGGATAGCCTTCCGCCAGCCGGTGCTGCGCGTTGCGCTCGAACGTCTGGGCACGCCGGTCGAGTTCACCTGGCAGGCAAACGTCGGCGAGGTGTGGGAAGAAGACGAATTCTGGCTCGAACTCTCATGGAGAATCGATCCCGACGGGAGCCTCGGCGTACGGAAACATTTCGAGTCGCCCTATCGTCCGGGCAAGAAAATCACGATCGACGAGTATTACCGGTACATTTTCGAGCATACCCCGAACCTTCCAGAGGCGGCGGCGGCCGAAGGATTGACGCCGCTCCAGTACATGAAGAAGTTCGGCGCGTTCGAGGTGGAGCAGGACGTCTACAACGTGCACGAAACTCCGGTGGACGTCGACGGCGCCGACCTCGACGGCAGCAGCCGCAAGATCTACAAGGAAGGCAAGCCGGTCGGCGTGCAGGTCGCCGGCAGGAACTGCGTCGGTTTTCCCACGCCGTCGAGAAAGCAGGAATTCTATTCGCAGACAATGATAGACTGGAAATGGCCCGAGTACAAGGTTCCATCATATATCAAAAGCCACGTCCATCCTGAAAAGATCGACCGTTCGAACAACGAATTCGCGCTCGTGCCCACTTTCCGGTTGCCGGTGCTGATCCATTCGCGTTCCGGCAACGCGAAATGGCTGGCTGAAATAGCGCACCGCAACCCGCTCTGGATAAACGCCGACGACGCTGCGTCCATGGGCATCGCAAACGGCGACCTCGTGAGGGTCAACACCGATATCGGCTTCCACGTGAACCGGGCGTGGGTGACCGAGTCCATCCGGCCGGGCGTCGTGGCCTGCTCGCACCATATCGGCAGGTGGCGGCGTCGCCAGGACGCTGAAGGCAATCGTTGGGCGACGAACGTGGTCTCGATTTCGCGGCCGGAGAAAGGCAAGTGGAAAATGCGTGTCGAGGAAAGCATCGCTCCATACGAAAGTTCCGACCCCGATTCGCAGAGAATCTTCTGGTCGGACGGCGGGGTGCACCAGAACATCACCTTTCCGGTTCATCCCGATCCGGTTAGCGGCATGCACTGCTGGCACCAGAAAGTGAGGCTGGAAAAGGCGCGTCCGGAAGACCGCTATGGCGATGTCTTCGTCGATACCGAGCGATCGTACGAAGTGTACCGGGAATGGGTTGCCATGACCCGGCCAGCGCCGGGCCCCGACGGCCTGCGCCGTCCGATGTGGCTCAACCGCCCGCTCCGTCCCGCGGATGAAACGTACTATATTGGAACGTGA